The Nothobranchius furzeri strain GRZ-AD chromosome 8, NfurGRZ-RIMD1, whole genome shotgun sequence genome includes a region encoding these proteins:
- the LOC139071503 gene encoding sterile alpha motif domain-containing protein 3-like → MKLTSTHLTVTAAQAKTIFPSYIVHSNRMIEENEIDGATLLGLSERMCERIFPKINDQVRFMAILSTLKAKEKNISLLHDEEPDVPENPTAGCFQLRFPQFLVRSLNNKDPDLKSHQRNKLKNALIQALYDTLSVQTMYPTHTQYVDLMRTLLMQYPFLREKYGSGYDALLESLRNKFKKERIPLISNSEVAKMRKKFSLPNGGRKLRAESEGSDPSVKKIRATLEMHDGEADGEDEHSIQHHKEAMKKEALKQTPNYDLIINGMVKTQKYRANFIQEHSTAAVLEEFPYLRHPFLILEDVKLISKVDVEKRIVTNFAKMSQKIVDKAPKSALKDKCLAGLDASETEEERRGQIVNTAVLLLPSVFKEDPQQLFVIDKDPVFPTPTVVLTGCRDENPLQSEAITVKMDNEEILLDDGSVDISLALAVTFCLYHIFQVQYPKNLRKTVSFLETFVFEMKGSVPIAVQRFYNSL, encoded by the exons ATGAAATTGACTTCCACCCACTTGACTGTTACCGCTGCGCAGGCAAAGACTATATTTCCCTCTTACATCGTCCATTCAAATCGCATGATTGAAG AGAATGAAATTGATGGTGCAACACTGCTGGGATTATCGGAGCGGATGTGTGAACGGATATTTCCCAAAATAAATGACCAGGTGCGCTTTATGGCCATCCTCAGTACCCTGAAAGC aaaagaaaagaatatATCGCTACTGCATGATGAAGAACCAGATGTACCTGAAAATCCCACCGCAGGATGTTTTCAACTTCGGTTCCCTCAATTCCTTGTCAGATCTTTGAACAACAAAGACCCAGACCTGAAGTCTCACCAGCGAAACAAATTGAAGAATGCACTCATACAGGCTCTCTATGATACACTGAGTGTTCAGACCAT GTATCCAACACATACCCAGTATGTGGATTTGATGCGAACGCTTCTCATGCAGTATCCATTTTTGCGTGAGAAATATGGATCAGGATAT gatgccctGTTGGAGTCCCTGCGCAACAAATTCAAAAAGGAAAGAATTCCCCTGATCAGCAACAGTGAAGTAGCAAAAATGAGGAAGAAATTCTCATTACCAAATGGTGGAAGGAAGCTAAGAGCAGAGTCAGAGGGCAGTGACCCTTCTGTGAAAAAAATCAGGGCT ACCTTGGAGATGCACGATGGAGAAGCTGATGGAGAAGATGAgcacagcattcaacaccataaaGAAGCAATGAAAAAAGAAGCTCTGAAACAGACGCCCAACTATGACCTCATAATTAATGGAATGGTTAAGACGCAAAAATACAGGGCAAACTTTATTCAGGAACACTCGACAGCTGCAGTCCTGGAGGAGTTCCCTTATCTACGCCATCCATTCTTG attcTAGAGGACGTGAAGCTCATCAGCAAAGTGGACGTGGAGAAACGCATAGTCACCAACTTTGCCAAGATGTCCCAAAAAATTGTTGACAAGGCTCCTAAAAGTGCCCTCAAGGACAAGTGTTTGGCTGGGCTTGATGCCTCAGAGACAGAGGAGGAAAGAAGAG GTCAGATTGTCAACACTGCAGTGCTTCTACTACCTTCTGTCTTCAAAGAGGACCCACAGCAGCTATTTGTCATTGACAAG GATCCAGTGTTTCCAACACCAACTGTTGTCCTGACAGGCTGCAGGGACGAAAACCCACTGCAGAGTGAGGCCATCACTGTGAAGATGGATAATGAAGAGATACTCCTTGATGATGGCAGTGTGGACATCTCCCTTGCCCTGGCTGTTACTTTTTGTCTTTACCACATCTTCCAAGTTCAGTATCCCAAAAACTTGAGAAAGACTGTTTCCTTTCTGGAAACTTTTGTTTTCGAAATGAAGGGTTCTGTTCCAATTGCTGTGCAAAGGTTTTATAATTCACTGTGA